From a single Stigmatopora argus isolate UIUO_Sarg chromosome 4, RoL_Sarg_1.0, whole genome shotgun sequence genomic region:
- the casp2 gene encoding caspase-2 isoform X3, with protein MLECGMLERDRRALQERSSALLKQLVVDELLVQLLQEDKILTDIMAEGILQLDTSSMSAAEQTSHKRSWHLLRLLPKRGPRAFSSFCSALRETEQRHLCEMLAQSQQTQLEESEGRAARQIMQTSERRKLMYDDSSLPLSTQEEIAAKRARTHDSMEYSLDADSPAPLPMIPCTHDLYLSQCLKSYKMTSSPRGFALVISNVKFNPHDASDLDTRNGGEVDEGVLGKLFTDLDFVVTFCRNKTTEEMRSCIDAFRRRPEHRNVDSSVVCLLSHGVDGAVYGTDGQLLQLESVFEAFDNVRCPQLQNKPKMFFVQACRGEEMDCGVEQVDGPGRISSRSCEQRDAGQEGPADAIPRQGGQRELTRIKLPQRSDMICGFASLKGTAAMRNTKRGSWFIQELDTAFRCNAKDTHVADILVQINGRIKEREGHAPGSRYHRCKEMSEFTSSLCKDLYLFPKYQPNS; from the exons ATGTTGGAGTGTGGCATGCTGGAGAGGGACAGACGAGCTCTTCAGGAGCGATCTTCTGCACTCCTCAAGCAGTTGGTGGTGGATGAGTTGCTGGTTCAACTTCTGCAGGAGGACAAAATTCTCACGGACATTATGGCTGAAGGCATCCTG CAGCTTGACACTTCTTCTATGTCCGCA GCCGAGCAAACATCCCACAAGCGAAGCTGGCACCTGCTGCGTCTCCTTCCCAAGCGAGGCCCGCGAGCCTTCAGCAGCTTCTGCTCGGCTCTGAGAGAAACCGAGCAACGGCACCTGTGCGAGATGCTCGCGCAGTCGCAACAGACTCAA CTTGAGGAGTCTGAAGGACGGGCAGCTCGGCAGATAATGCAAACATCAGAGAGGAGGAAACTA ATGTATGACGACTCCTCTCTACCTCTTTCCACGCAAGAAGAAATCGCTGCCAAACGAGCAAGGACGCATG actcTATGGAATACAGCCTGGATGCAGACAGCCCAGCCCCCCTGCCCATGATTCCTTGCACACACGACCTCTACCTCTCTCAATGCCTGAAG TCCTATAAAATGACTTCATCCCCACGTGGTTTTGCCCTGGTCATCAGTAATGTGAAGTTCAACCCACATGATGCCTCTGACCTCGACACCAGGAACGGAGGCGAGGTCGATGAAGGGGTCCTCGGGAAGCTTTTTACAGACCTCGACTTTGTAGTGACGTTTTGCAGGAACAAGACAACCGAG GAAATGAGAAGTTGCATCGATGCCTTCCGCCGGCGTCCAGAGCACAGGAACGTGGACAGCAGCGTGGTTTGCCTGCTCTCCCACGGCGTGGACGGCGCCGTGTACGGCACGGACGGCCAGCTCCTGCAG cTGGAGTCAGTGTTTGAGGCTTTTGACAATGTGCGCTGCCCACAGCTGCAGAACAAACCCAAAATGTTCTTTGTTCAAGCCTGCAGGGGAg AGGAGATGGATTGCGGAGTGGAGCAGGTGGACGGACCAGGTAGGATCAGCTCACGCAGCTGCGAACAGCGGGATGCCGGGCAAGAAGGTCCCGCCGACGCCATTCCCCGACAGGGAGGACAGCGAGAACTTACCAGGATTAAACTTCCCCAGCGCTCTGACATGATCTGTGGCTTCGCCTCTCTCAAAG GCACGGCGGCCATGCGCAACACCAAGCGCGGATCCTGGTTCATCCAGGAACTCGATACTGCGTTCCGTTGTAATGCCAAAGACACGCACGTAGCAGACATCCTAGTGCAG ATCAACGGACGGATCAAAGAGCGCGAGGGTCACGCCCCCGGCTCACGCTACCATCGCTGCAAGGAGATGTCCGAGTTCACCAGCTCGctgtgcaaagatctctacctTTTCCCCAAATACCAGCCAAACTCATAA
- the casp2 gene encoding caspase-2 isoform X2 yields MLECGMLERDRRALQERSSALLKQLVVDELLVQLLQEDKILTDIMAEGILLDTSSMSAAEQTSHKRSWHLLRLLPKRGPRAFSSFCSALRETEQRHLCEMLAQSQQTQLEESEGRAARQIMQTSERRKLMYDDSSLPLSTQEEIAAKRARTHDSMEYSLDADSPAPLPMIPCTHDLYLSQCLKSYKMTSSPRGFALVISNVKFNPHDASDLDTRNGGEVDEGVLGKLFTDLDFVVTFCRNKTTEEMRSCIDAFRRRPEHRNVDSSVVCLLSHGVDGAVYGTDGQLLQLESVFEAFDNVRCPQLQNKPKMFFVQACRGEEMDCGVEQVDGPGRISSRSCEQRDAGQEGPADAIPRQGGQRELTRIKLPQRSDMICGFASLKGQTICTAAMRNTKRGSWFIQELDTAFRCNAKDTHVADILVQINGRIKEREGHAPGSRYHRCKEMSEFTSSLCKDLYLFPKYQPNS; encoded by the exons ATGTTGGAGTGTGGCATGCTGGAGAGGGACAGACGAGCTCTTCAGGAGCGATCTTCTGCACTCCTCAAGCAGTTGGTGGTGGATGAGTTGCTGGTTCAACTTCTGCAGGAGGACAAAATTCTCACGGACATTATGGCTGAAGGCATCCTG CTTGACACTTCTTCTATGTCCGCA GCCGAGCAAACATCCCACAAGCGAAGCTGGCACCTGCTGCGTCTCCTTCCCAAGCGAGGCCCGCGAGCCTTCAGCAGCTTCTGCTCGGCTCTGAGAGAAACCGAGCAACGGCACCTGTGCGAGATGCTCGCGCAGTCGCAACAGACTCAA CTTGAGGAGTCTGAAGGACGGGCAGCTCGGCAGATAATGCAAACATCAGAGAGGAGGAAACTA ATGTATGACGACTCCTCTCTACCTCTTTCCACGCAAGAAGAAATCGCTGCCAAACGAGCAAGGACGCATG actcTATGGAATACAGCCTGGATGCAGACAGCCCAGCCCCCCTGCCCATGATTCCTTGCACACACGACCTCTACCTCTCTCAATGCCTGAAG TCCTATAAAATGACTTCATCCCCACGTGGTTTTGCCCTGGTCATCAGTAATGTGAAGTTCAACCCACATGATGCCTCTGACCTCGACACCAGGAACGGAGGCGAGGTCGATGAAGGGGTCCTCGGGAAGCTTTTTACAGACCTCGACTTTGTAGTGACGTTTTGCAGGAACAAGACAACCGAG GAAATGAGAAGTTGCATCGATGCCTTCCGCCGGCGTCCAGAGCACAGGAACGTGGACAGCAGCGTGGTTTGCCTGCTCTCCCACGGCGTGGACGGCGCCGTGTACGGCACGGACGGCCAGCTCCTGCAG cTGGAGTCAGTGTTTGAGGCTTTTGACAATGTGCGCTGCCCACAGCTGCAGAACAAACCCAAAATGTTCTTTGTTCAAGCCTGCAGGGGAg AGGAGATGGATTGCGGAGTGGAGCAGGTGGACGGACCAGGTAGGATCAGCTCACGCAGCTGCGAACAGCGGGATGCCGGGCAAGAAGGTCCCGCCGACGCCATTCCCCGACAGGGAGGACAGCGAGAACTTACCAGGATTAAACTTCCCCAGCGCTCTGACATGATCTGTGGCTTCGCCTCTCTCAAAGGTCAGACAATTT GCACGGCGGCCATGCGCAACACCAAGCGCGGATCCTGGTTCATCCAGGAACTCGATACTGCGTTCCGTTGTAATGCCAAAGACACGCACGTAGCAGACATCCTAGTGCAG ATCAACGGACGGATCAAAGAGCGCGAGGGTCACGCCCCCGGCTCACGCTACCATCGCTGCAAGGAGATGTCCGAGTTCACCAGCTCGctgtgcaaagatctctacctTTTCCCCAAATACCAGCCAAACTCATAA
- the casp2 gene encoding caspase-2 isoform X4, which produces MLECGMLERDRRALQERSSALLKQLVVDELLVQLLQEDKILTDIMAEGILAEQTSHKRSWHLLRLLPKRGPRAFSSFCSALRETEQRHLCEMLAQSQQTQLEESEGRAARQIMQTSERRKLMYDDSSLPLSTQEEIAAKRARTHDSMEYSLDADSPAPLPMIPCTHDLYLSQCLKSYKMTSSPRGFALVISNVKFNPHDASDLDTRNGGEVDEGVLGKLFTDLDFVVTFCRNKTTEEMRSCIDAFRRRPEHRNVDSSVVCLLSHGVDGAVYGTDGQLLQLESVFEAFDNVRCPQLQNKPKMFFVQACRGEEMDCGVEQVDGPGRISSRSCEQRDAGQEGPADAIPRQGGQRELTRIKLPQRSDMICGFASLKGQTICTAAMRNTKRGSWFIQELDTAFRCNAKDTHVADILVQINGRIKEREGHAPGSRYHRCKEMSEFTSSLCKDLYLFPKYQPNS; this is translated from the exons ATGTTGGAGTGTGGCATGCTGGAGAGGGACAGACGAGCTCTTCAGGAGCGATCTTCTGCACTCCTCAAGCAGTTGGTGGTGGATGAGTTGCTGGTTCAACTTCTGCAGGAGGACAAAATTCTCACGGACATTATGGCTGAAGGCATCCTG GCCGAGCAAACATCCCACAAGCGAAGCTGGCACCTGCTGCGTCTCCTTCCCAAGCGAGGCCCGCGAGCCTTCAGCAGCTTCTGCTCGGCTCTGAGAGAAACCGAGCAACGGCACCTGTGCGAGATGCTCGCGCAGTCGCAACAGACTCAA CTTGAGGAGTCTGAAGGACGGGCAGCTCGGCAGATAATGCAAACATCAGAGAGGAGGAAACTA ATGTATGACGACTCCTCTCTACCTCTTTCCACGCAAGAAGAAATCGCTGCCAAACGAGCAAGGACGCATG actcTATGGAATACAGCCTGGATGCAGACAGCCCAGCCCCCCTGCCCATGATTCCTTGCACACACGACCTCTACCTCTCTCAATGCCTGAAG TCCTATAAAATGACTTCATCCCCACGTGGTTTTGCCCTGGTCATCAGTAATGTGAAGTTCAACCCACATGATGCCTCTGACCTCGACACCAGGAACGGAGGCGAGGTCGATGAAGGGGTCCTCGGGAAGCTTTTTACAGACCTCGACTTTGTAGTGACGTTTTGCAGGAACAAGACAACCGAG GAAATGAGAAGTTGCATCGATGCCTTCCGCCGGCGTCCAGAGCACAGGAACGTGGACAGCAGCGTGGTTTGCCTGCTCTCCCACGGCGTGGACGGCGCCGTGTACGGCACGGACGGCCAGCTCCTGCAG cTGGAGTCAGTGTTTGAGGCTTTTGACAATGTGCGCTGCCCACAGCTGCAGAACAAACCCAAAATGTTCTTTGTTCAAGCCTGCAGGGGAg AGGAGATGGATTGCGGAGTGGAGCAGGTGGACGGACCAGGTAGGATCAGCTCACGCAGCTGCGAACAGCGGGATGCCGGGCAAGAAGGTCCCGCCGACGCCATTCCCCGACAGGGAGGACAGCGAGAACTTACCAGGATTAAACTTCCCCAGCGCTCTGACATGATCTGTGGCTTCGCCTCTCTCAAAGGTCAGACAATTT GCACGGCGGCCATGCGCAACACCAAGCGCGGATCCTGGTTCATCCAGGAACTCGATACTGCGTTCCGTTGTAATGCCAAAGACACGCACGTAGCAGACATCCTAGTGCAG ATCAACGGACGGATCAAAGAGCGCGAGGGTCACGCCCCCGGCTCACGCTACCATCGCTGCAAGGAGATGTCCGAGTTCACCAGCTCGctgtgcaaagatctctacctTTTCCCCAAATACCAGCCAAACTCATAA
- the casp2 gene encoding caspase-2 isoform X5 has protein sequence MLECGMLERDRRALQERSSALLKQLVVDELLVQLLQEDKILTDIMAEGILAEQTSHKRSWHLLRLLPKRGPRAFSSFCSALRETEQRHLCEMLAQSQQTQLEESEGRAARQIMQTSERRKLMYDDSSLPLSTQEEIAAKRARTHDSMEYSLDADSPAPLPMIPCTHDLYLSQCLKSYKMTSSPRGFALVISNVKFNPHDASDLDTRNGGEVDEGVLGKLFTDLDFVVTFCRNKTTEEMRSCIDAFRRRPEHRNVDSSVVCLLSHGVDGAVYGTDGQLLQLESVFEAFDNVRCPQLQNKPKMFFVQACRGEEMDCGVEQVDGPGRISSRSCEQRDAGQEGPADAIPRQGGQRELTRIKLPQRSDMICGFASLKGTAAMRNTKRGSWFIQELDTAFRCNAKDTHVADILVQINGRIKEREGHAPGSRYHRCKEMSEFTSSLCKDLYLFPKYQPNS, from the exons ATGTTGGAGTGTGGCATGCTGGAGAGGGACAGACGAGCTCTTCAGGAGCGATCTTCTGCACTCCTCAAGCAGTTGGTGGTGGATGAGTTGCTGGTTCAACTTCTGCAGGAGGACAAAATTCTCACGGACATTATGGCTGAAGGCATCCTG GCCGAGCAAACATCCCACAAGCGAAGCTGGCACCTGCTGCGTCTCCTTCCCAAGCGAGGCCCGCGAGCCTTCAGCAGCTTCTGCTCGGCTCTGAGAGAAACCGAGCAACGGCACCTGTGCGAGATGCTCGCGCAGTCGCAACAGACTCAA CTTGAGGAGTCTGAAGGACGGGCAGCTCGGCAGATAATGCAAACATCAGAGAGGAGGAAACTA ATGTATGACGACTCCTCTCTACCTCTTTCCACGCAAGAAGAAATCGCTGCCAAACGAGCAAGGACGCATG actcTATGGAATACAGCCTGGATGCAGACAGCCCAGCCCCCCTGCCCATGATTCCTTGCACACACGACCTCTACCTCTCTCAATGCCTGAAG TCCTATAAAATGACTTCATCCCCACGTGGTTTTGCCCTGGTCATCAGTAATGTGAAGTTCAACCCACATGATGCCTCTGACCTCGACACCAGGAACGGAGGCGAGGTCGATGAAGGGGTCCTCGGGAAGCTTTTTACAGACCTCGACTTTGTAGTGACGTTTTGCAGGAACAAGACAACCGAG GAAATGAGAAGTTGCATCGATGCCTTCCGCCGGCGTCCAGAGCACAGGAACGTGGACAGCAGCGTGGTTTGCCTGCTCTCCCACGGCGTGGACGGCGCCGTGTACGGCACGGACGGCCAGCTCCTGCAG cTGGAGTCAGTGTTTGAGGCTTTTGACAATGTGCGCTGCCCACAGCTGCAGAACAAACCCAAAATGTTCTTTGTTCAAGCCTGCAGGGGAg AGGAGATGGATTGCGGAGTGGAGCAGGTGGACGGACCAGGTAGGATCAGCTCACGCAGCTGCGAACAGCGGGATGCCGGGCAAGAAGGTCCCGCCGACGCCATTCCCCGACAGGGAGGACAGCGAGAACTTACCAGGATTAAACTTCCCCAGCGCTCTGACATGATCTGTGGCTTCGCCTCTCTCAAAG GCACGGCGGCCATGCGCAACACCAAGCGCGGATCCTGGTTCATCCAGGAACTCGATACTGCGTTCCGTTGTAATGCCAAAGACACGCACGTAGCAGACATCCTAGTGCAG ATCAACGGACGGATCAAAGAGCGCGAGGGTCACGCCCCCGGCTCACGCTACCATCGCTGCAAGGAGATGTCCGAGTTCACCAGCTCGctgtgcaaagatctctacctTTTCCCCAAATACCAGCCAAACTCATAA
- the casp2 gene encoding caspase-2 isoform X1 yields the protein MLECGMLERDRRALQERSSALLKQLVVDELLVQLLQEDKILTDIMAEGILQLDTSSMSAAEQTSHKRSWHLLRLLPKRGPRAFSSFCSALRETEQRHLCEMLAQSQQTQLEESEGRAARQIMQTSERRKLMYDDSSLPLSTQEEIAAKRARTHDSMEYSLDADSPAPLPMIPCTHDLYLSQCLKSYKMTSSPRGFALVISNVKFNPHDASDLDTRNGGEVDEGVLGKLFTDLDFVVTFCRNKTTEEMRSCIDAFRRRPEHRNVDSSVVCLLSHGVDGAVYGTDGQLLQLESVFEAFDNVRCPQLQNKPKMFFVQACRGEEMDCGVEQVDGPGRISSRSCEQRDAGQEGPADAIPRQGGQRELTRIKLPQRSDMICGFASLKGQTICTAAMRNTKRGSWFIQELDTAFRCNAKDTHVADILVQINGRIKEREGHAPGSRYHRCKEMSEFTSSLCKDLYLFPKYQPNS from the exons ATGTTGGAGTGTGGCATGCTGGAGAGGGACAGACGAGCTCTTCAGGAGCGATCTTCTGCACTCCTCAAGCAGTTGGTGGTGGATGAGTTGCTGGTTCAACTTCTGCAGGAGGACAAAATTCTCACGGACATTATGGCTGAAGGCATCCTG CAGCTTGACACTTCTTCTATGTCCGCA GCCGAGCAAACATCCCACAAGCGAAGCTGGCACCTGCTGCGTCTCCTTCCCAAGCGAGGCCCGCGAGCCTTCAGCAGCTTCTGCTCGGCTCTGAGAGAAACCGAGCAACGGCACCTGTGCGAGATGCTCGCGCAGTCGCAACAGACTCAA CTTGAGGAGTCTGAAGGACGGGCAGCTCGGCAGATAATGCAAACATCAGAGAGGAGGAAACTA ATGTATGACGACTCCTCTCTACCTCTTTCCACGCAAGAAGAAATCGCTGCCAAACGAGCAAGGACGCATG actcTATGGAATACAGCCTGGATGCAGACAGCCCAGCCCCCCTGCCCATGATTCCTTGCACACACGACCTCTACCTCTCTCAATGCCTGAAG TCCTATAAAATGACTTCATCCCCACGTGGTTTTGCCCTGGTCATCAGTAATGTGAAGTTCAACCCACATGATGCCTCTGACCTCGACACCAGGAACGGAGGCGAGGTCGATGAAGGGGTCCTCGGGAAGCTTTTTACAGACCTCGACTTTGTAGTGACGTTTTGCAGGAACAAGACAACCGAG GAAATGAGAAGTTGCATCGATGCCTTCCGCCGGCGTCCAGAGCACAGGAACGTGGACAGCAGCGTGGTTTGCCTGCTCTCCCACGGCGTGGACGGCGCCGTGTACGGCACGGACGGCCAGCTCCTGCAG cTGGAGTCAGTGTTTGAGGCTTTTGACAATGTGCGCTGCCCACAGCTGCAGAACAAACCCAAAATGTTCTTTGTTCAAGCCTGCAGGGGAg AGGAGATGGATTGCGGAGTGGAGCAGGTGGACGGACCAGGTAGGATCAGCTCACGCAGCTGCGAACAGCGGGATGCCGGGCAAGAAGGTCCCGCCGACGCCATTCCCCGACAGGGAGGACAGCGAGAACTTACCAGGATTAAACTTCCCCAGCGCTCTGACATGATCTGTGGCTTCGCCTCTCTCAAAGGTCAGACAATTT GCACGGCGGCCATGCGCAACACCAAGCGCGGATCCTGGTTCATCCAGGAACTCGATACTGCGTTCCGTTGTAATGCCAAAGACACGCACGTAGCAGACATCCTAGTGCAG ATCAACGGACGGATCAAAGAGCGCGAGGGTCACGCCCCCGGCTCACGCTACCATCGCTGCAAGGAGATGTCCGAGTTCACCAGCTCGctgtgcaaagatctctacctTTTCCCCAAATACCAGCCAAACTCATAA